Proteins encoded in a region of the Raphanus sativus cultivar WK10039 chromosome 8, ASM80110v3, whole genome shotgun sequence genome:
- the LOC130499149 gene encoding KH domain-containing protein At2g38610-like isoform X1, which produces MSGLYNNNSSYFSPARAASPQIRSTPEIDSSQYLTELLVEHQKLTPFMQVLPICSRLLNQGLSFSRFLIRNSFLGVKSEMFRVSGMMPNQGGFGGDFDRLRHRSPSPMASSNLMSNVSNSGLAAWNRASLSGGITIICFKLCTCVV; this is translated from the exons aTGTCTGGATTATACAACAACAACTCGTCTTACTTTTCTCCTGCTAGAGCTGCTTCTCCTCAGATCAGAAGCACTCCTGAGATCGACAG CTCTCAGTACTTGACGGAGCTTCTCGTTGAACATCAAAAGCTTACACCTTTTATGCAAGTCTTGCCCATATGCAGCCGCCTGTTGAATCAAGGTTTGTCCTTTTCAAGATTCTTGATTCGGAACTCATTTTTGGGAGTCAAATCAG AGATGTTCAGGGTATCTGGAATGATGCCTAACCAAGGAGGATTTGGCGGCGATTTTGATAGACTCAGACACAGAAGTCCCAGTCCAATGGCTTCTTCTAATCTTATGTCTAATGTCTCTAACTCCGGTTTAGCTGCTTGGAACAGAGCTTCTCTCTCAGGAGGTATTACCATCATCTGTTTTAAGCTCTGTACTTGTGTTGTCTAA
- the LOC130499149 gene encoding KH domain-containing protein At2g38610-like isoform X2 — protein sequence MSGLYNNNSSYFSPARAASPQIRSTPEIDSSQYLTELLVEHQKLTPFMQVLPICSRLLNQEMFRVSGMMPNQGGFGGDFDRLRHRSPSPMASSNLMSNVSNSGLAAWNRASLSGGITIICFKLCTCVV from the exons aTGTCTGGATTATACAACAACAACTCGTCTTACTTTTCTCCTGCTAGAGCTGCTTCTCCTCAGATCAGAAGCACTCCTGAGATCGACAG CTCTCAGTACTTGACGGAGCTTCTCGTTGAACATCAAAAGCTTACACCTTTTATGCAAGTCTTGCCCATATGCAGCCGCCTGTTGAATCAAG AGATGTTCAGGGTATCTGGAATGATGCCTAACCAAGGAGGATTTGGCGGCGATTTTGATAGACTCAGACACAGAAGTCCCAGTCCAATGGCTTCTTCTAATCTTATGTCTAATGTCTCTAACTCCGGTTTAGCTGCTTGGAACAGAGCTTCTCTCTCAGGAGGTATTACCATCATCTGTTTTAAGCTCTGTACTTGTGTTGTCTAA
- the LOC130498769 gene encoding protein argonaute 1-like, protein MVRKKRTDGSSEGGEGSGSREGGQQSGVGRGGYQQGGGRGGGGQQQGGRGYGPQSQQGGRGGGRGRGYGQPPQQYGGPRGDQPPQQYGGPRGDQPPQQYGGPRGGQPPQQYGGPREGQPPQHQHQQQYGGPRGGPPRGGYGRGGAPSAGQPQRQSVPELHQATSPTYQAVSSQPTPSEVSPIQMPDPSPPVQEFEQLSIEQGATSQAIQPIPSSSKAFKFPMRPGKGQVGKRCIVKANHFFAELPDKDLHQYDVTITPEVTSRGVNRAVMKQLVELYRESHLGRRLPAYDGRKSLYTAGPLPFVSKEFRILLHDEEEGAGGQRREREFKVVIKLAARADLHHLGMFLQGKQADAPQEALQVLDIVLRELPTSKYTPVARSFYSPDIGRKQSLGDGLESWRGFYQSIRPTQMGLSLNIDMSSTAFIEALPVTEFVCQLLNRDIRSRPLSDADRVKIKKALRGVKVEVTHRGNMRRKYRISGLTAVATRELTFPVDERNTQKSVVEYFYETYGFRIQHTQLPCLQVGNSNRPNYLPMEVCKIVEGQRYSKRLNERQITALLKVTCQRPQEREKDILRTVELNDYSHDPYAKEFGIKISASLASVEARILPPPWLKYHESGREGTCLPQVGQWNMMNKKMINGGTVSSWICINFSRQVPDNMARSFCQELAQMCHISGMAFNPEPVLPPVSARPEHVEKVLKTRYHDAMAKLSQGKEIDLLIVILPDNNGSLYGDLKRICETELGIVSQCCLTKHVFKMSKQYMANVALKINVKVGGRNTVLVDALSRRIPLVSDRPTIIFGADVTHPHPGEDSSPSIAAVVASQDWPEVTKYAGLVCAQAHRQELIQDLFKEWKDPQKGVVTGGMIKELLIAFRRSTGHKPLRIIFYRDGVSEGQFYQVLLYELDAIRKACASLEAGYQPPVTFVVVQKRHHTRLFAQNHNDRNSVDRSGNILPGTVVDSKICHPTEFDFYLCSHAGIQGTSRPAHYHVLWDENNFSADGLQSLTNNLCYTYARCTRSVSIVPPAYYAHLAAFRARFYMEPETSDSGSMASGSMARGGGMGGRNMRGPHVNAAVRPLPPLKDNVKRVMFYC, encoded by the exons ATGGTGAGGAAGAAGAGAACTGATGGTTCGTCTGAAGGAGGTGAAGGGTCTGGCTCCCGTGAAGGTGGTCAACAATCAGGTGTTGGGCGTGGTGGTTATCAGCAAGggggaggaagaggaggaggaggacagCAGCAAGGTGGAAGAGGTTATGGTCCTCAGTCTCAACAGGGAGGTCGTGGTGGTGGCCGTGGCCGTGGATATGGCCAGCCACCACAGCAGTACGGTGGACCAAGAGGAGACCAACCACCACAGCAGTACGGTGGACCAAGAGGAGACCAACCACCACAGCAGTACGGTGGACCGAGAGGAGGCCAACCACCACAGCAGTACGGTGGACCAAGAGAAGGCCAGCCACCACAGCACCAACACCAACAACAGTACGGTGGACCAAGAGGAGGACCTCCTCGAGGTGGGTATGGCCGTGGTGGTGCACCCTCTGCTGGACAGCCACAGAGACAATCAGTTCCCGAGCTGCATCAAGCTACCTCACCAACTTATCAAGCGGTGTCTTCTCAGCCTACACCGTCTGAGGTGAGTCCTATACAGATGCCGGATCCTTCTCCTCCGGTACAAGAATTTGAACAGCTCTCTATTGAACAAGGAGCTACCAGTCAGGCAATCCAGCCTATTCCATCTTCCAGCAAAGCTTTCAAGTTTCCAATGCGGCCTGGTAAAGGACAGGTCGGCAAGCGTTGCATTGTTAAGGCCAACCACTTCTTTGCTGAGTTGCCTGACAAAGATTTGCACCAGTACGAT GTCACTATTACTCCAGAAGTCACATCAAGGGGTGTTAATCGTGCTGTGATGAAACAGTTGGTTGAGTTGTATCGTGAGTCACACCTTGGAAGACGTCTTCCTGCATATGATGGTCGCAAAAGTCTCTACACTGCTGGACCGCTTCCATTTGTTTCTAAGGAATTCAGAATCTTGCTCCATGACGAGGAAGAAGGTGCTGGGGGACAAAG ACGAGAAAGGGAGTTCAAAGTTGTGATCAAGCTAGCTGCACGTGCTGATCTGCATCACCTAGGGATGTTTCTACAAGGGAAACAAGCTGATGCCCCGCAGGAGGCTCTGCAGGTTCTTGATATTGTTCTTCGTGAGCTTCCAACTTCCAA GTATACTCCTGTGGCCCGGTCATTTTATTCTCCTGATATTGGAAGAAAGCAATCATTGGGGGATGGCTTGGAGAGCTGGCGTGGATTCTACCAAAGCATTCGTCCTACACAGATGGGTTTATCACTCAACATTG ATATGTCATCGACAGCATTCATAGAGGCACTTCCTGTGACTGAATTTGTTTGCCAGTTGCTGAATAGGGATATTCGATCCCGGCCTTTATCTGATGCTGATCGTGTGAAG ATAAAAAAGGCTCTTAGAGGTGTCAAGGTTGAAGTGACCCATCGAGGAAATATGCGCCGAAAGTACCGCATTTCTGGCCTGACTGCTGTGGCCACTCGAGAACTGAC ATTTCCTGTGGATGAAAGAAACACCCAGAAATCTGTTGTTGAATACTTCTACGAAACATACGGTTTTCGTATTCAGCACACACAGCTTCCGTGCTTGCAAGTTGGGAATTCTAACAGGCCAAATTATCTACCAATGGAG GTATGCAAGATTGTTGAGGGTCAGAGATACTCAAAAAGGTTGAACGAGAGACAGATCACTGCTTTGCTGAAGGTGACTTGTCAGCGCCCCCAAGAACGAGAGAAAGATATCTTGCGG ACGGTGGAGCTAAATGATTACAGTCACGATCCGTATGCTAAGGAGTTTGGTATCAAGATAAGTGCGTCTCTTGCTTCTGTTGAAGCTCGAATTCTGCCTCCTCCATGG CTCAAGTATCATGAATCTGGAAGGGAAGGGACTTGTCTGCCACAAGTCGGTCAGTGGAACATGATGAACAAG AAAATGATCAATGGCGGAACAGTGAGCAGCTGGATCTGCATTAACTTCTCTAGGCAAGTGCCAGACAATATGGCACGTTCTTTCTGTCAGGAACTTGCTCAGATGTGCCACATATCTGGCATG GCCTTTAATCCGGAACCAGTCCTCCCACCAGTTAGTGCTCGCCCGGAGCATGTGGAGAAAGTCTTGAAAACTCGATATCATGATGCCATGGCCAAGCTATCTCAAGGAAAAGAGATTGATCTCCTTATTGTCATTCTGCCAGACAATAATGGATCATTATATG GTGATCTGAAGCGCATCTGCGAGACCGAACTCGGCATTGTGTCTCAGTGCTGCCTGACTAAGCATGTCTTCAAGATGAGCAAGCAGTATATGGCTAATGTGGCTCTGAAAATTAATGTTAAAGTTGGAGGAAGGAATACAGTGCTTGTTGATGCCTTGTCAAGGCGAATTCCTCTGGTCAGTGATCGCCCTACCATAATCTTTGGTGCTGATGTAACCCATCCTCATCCTGGAGAGGATTCAAGCCCGTCCATTGCTGCT gttgTCGCATCCCAGGACTGGCCTGAAGTTACCAAATATGCTGGACTGGTTTGTGCTCAGGCTCATAGACAGGAGCTCATTCAGGATCTGTTCAAAGAATGGAAGGATCCTCAGAAAGGGGTGGTGACTGGTGGCATGATAAA GGAGTTACTTATAGCCTTCCGTAGATCAACTGGGCATAAGCCGTTGAGGATCATTTTCTACAG GGATGGAGTCAGTGAGGGACAATTCTATCAGGTTTTGCTGTATGAGCTTGATGCCATCCGCAAG GCATGTGCCTCGCTGGAAGCAGGTTATCAGCCACCAGTGACGTTTGTGGTGGTGCAGAAGCGCCATCACACGAGGCTGTTTGCGCAAAACCATAATGATCGTAATTCAGTGGATAGAAGTGGCAACATTTTACCAG GAACTGTCGTGGATTCAAAGATATGTCACCCCACGGAGTTCGACTTTTATCTCTGTAGCCATGCTGGTATTCAG GGCACTTCTCGACCTGCTCATTACCATGTTCTTTGGGATGAGAACAACTTCTCTGCTGATGGACTCCAATCTCTGACTAATAACTTATGTTACAC GTATGCTAGATGCACTCGTTCTGTATCCATTG TGCCGCCTGCGTACTATGCTCATCTAGCAGCGTTCAGGGCTCGGTTCTACATGGAGCCAGAGACATCAGACAGTGGTTCGATGGCTAGCGGGAGCATGGCACGTGGAGGTGGTATGGGTGGTAGAAACATGCGTGGTCCTCACGTGAACGCTGCTGTGAGACCACTCCCACCTTTGAAAGACAACGTGAAGCGAGTTATGTTCTACTGCTGA
- the LOC108835633 gene encoding mitogen-activated protein kinase kinase kinase 20-like, with amino-acid sequence MQSNEEILKFLGEGAYGYVNLVRFTNPSDDGSSFLSAVKNSYDEDYETLRRELEILLQLRGCPRIVTCFGDSLQQGLSSYGNVVHKLRLEYASEGSLNAFMNRYADRKLPEPLVKDFTRMILEGLVSIHRHGYVHCDIKPDNLLVFPSSKQDSSSYEIKISDFGNTLEVGEVPKFWESEFPWVGTPIYMPPESVRDGFANKGIDLWSVGCLVLEMYTGVIPWEGVNINLLATRLRCGKAPEIPESLPSDAKDFIQTCFSRDPEERGSASELLSHPFLPRPQVEAEEKKARNSFLLKLFKLRVRRTSSNKKDALVVADKKLRFFPAKATQFKRTLNKVLRFKTMMPMKKSTDFSLVCVR; translated from the coding sequence ATGCAGTCCAACGAAGAAATCTTGAAGTTTCTTGGAGAAGGCGCATACGGTTACGTAAACCTAGTCCGCTTCACTAATCCCTCCGACGACGGATCTTCGTTTCTCTCCGCCGTCAAGAACTCGTACGACGAAGACTACGAAACTCTCCGAAGAGAGTTAGAGATTCTTCTCCAACTCAGAGGATGTCCAAGGATCGTCACGTGTTTCGGAGACTCTCTTCAACAAGGTCTAAGCAGTTACGGTAACGTAGTCCACAAGCTTCGACTCGAGTACGCCTCCGAGGGTAGCTTGAACGCTTTCATGAACCGTTACGCCGACAGAAAGTTGCCGGAGCCGTTGGTTAAAGATTTCACGCGGATGATTCTTGAAGGTTTGGTCTCGATTCACAGACACGGTTATGTCCATTGCGATATAAAGCCAGATAACTTGCTCGTCTTCCCTTCTTCGAAACAAGATTCATCATCGTACGAGATCAAGATTTCTGATTTTGGCAACACGTTGGAGGTAGGAGAGGTTCCTAAGTTCTGGGAGAGTGAGTTTCCATGGGTGGGGACTCCTATCTACATGCCTCCTGAGTCTGTCCGTGACGGCTTCGCCAACAAAGGAATAGATTTGTGGTCTGTGGGGTGTTTGGTGCTGGAGATGTACACGGGGGTGATTCCGTGGGAAGGAGTTAATATCAATCTTCTAGCGACTCGTCTCCGTTGTGGTAAAGCTCCTGAGATCCCTGAGAGTTTACCTTCTGATGCGAAGGATTTTATCCAAACGTGTTTCTCAAGGGATCCTGAGGAGAGAGGAAGCGCTTCTGAGTTGCTGTCTCATCCGTTCTTGCCTCGTCCACAAGTTGAagcagaggagaagaaagcaaGAAACTCGTTTCTGTTGAAGCTGTTCAAGTTGAGAGTCAGACGAACAAGTTCCAACAAGAAAGATGCTCTTGTTGTTGCAGACAAGAAGTTGAGGTTTTTCCCGGCAAAGGCAACACAGTTCAAGAGAACTCTGAACAAAGTCTTGAGGTTTAAGACTATGATGCCCATGAAGAAATCGACTGACTTCAGTTTAGTTTGTGTTCGTTAG